In Pseudomonas sp. LRP2-20, the genomic window TTGAGGTTGGCGTTGTCGCTCACGGGCGTTGTTCCACTCACTAATGTCTCGGTCATCATCGTCATGCGGCCACCCCTTGTCCGTCCTCTGTCTCAAGGCTCTGTCGACGTTCGCTGAAAAACTCGCGAACGTTGGCGCACTGCGCTTGTGTGTCTTCCAAAGCGTTGAACCGGGAGCGAAACTCCTTGCCGCCGGGTCGTGTTGCCAGGTACCAGCCCACGTGCTTGCGGGCGATACGTACGCCCATCACATCGCCATAGAAGGCATGCAGCGCGGCCAGGTGCTCCAGCAGGATGCGTTCCACTTCGTCCAACTGCGGGGCCGGCAAATGTTGGCCAGTCCCCAAAAAATGTTCGATCTCGCGAAAGATCCATGGCCGCCCCTGGGCAGCCCGGCCAATCAGCAAGCCGTCGACCCCGGTGGCGTCCAGCACCGCCCGGGCCTTTTCTGGCGAAGTGATATCGCCATTGGCAAAAACCGGAATCGACACCGCCTGCTTGATGGCAGCGATGGTGTCGTATTCGGCTTCGCCGGTGTACAGGTCGGCACGTGTGCGGCCATGCACCGCAAGCGCCTGAATGCCGGCCTGTTCGGCGATCTTCGCCACGTTCAGGCCGTTTTTGTTCGCCCGGTCCCAGCCGGTGCGGATTTTCAGCGTCACCGGCACGTCCACCGCGCCAACCACGGCGTGGAGGATTTCGGCGACCAGAGCTTCATCTCTCAATAAAGCAGAGCCTGCAGCTTTGTTGCAGACTTTTTTTGCCGGGCAGCCCATGTTGATATCGATGATCTGGGCGCCTGCCTCGACGTTGGCCCGCGCCGCCGCCGCCATCATCTGCGCATCACCACCGGCGATCTGCACCGAGCGCGGCTCGGGATCACCTTCATGGATGCGGCGCAGGCTGGACTTGCGGCTGTTCCACAGGCTCATGTCGCTGCTGACCATCTCCGACACCACCATGCCGGCGCCCAGGCGCTTGCAAAGTGTACGGAAAGGCTGGTCCGTGACCCCGGCCATGGGCGCG contains:
- the dusB gene encoding tRNA dihydrouridine synthase DusB is translated as MSAVRIGPYTLRNNLILAPMAGVTDQPFRTLCKRLGAGMVVSEMVSSDMSLWNSRKSSLRRIHEGDPEPRSVQIAGGDAQMMAAAARANVEAGAQIIDINMGCPAKKVCNKAAGSALLRDEALVAEILHAVVGAVDVPVTLKIRTGWDRANKNGLNVAKIAEQAGIQALAVHGRTRADLYTGEAEYDTIAAIKQAVSIPVFANGDITSPEKARAVLDATGVDGLLIGRAAQGRPWIFREIEHFLGTGQHLPAPQLDEVERILLEHLAALHAFYGDVMGVRIARKHVGWYLATRPGGKEFRSRFNALEDTQAQCANVREFFSERRQSLETEDGQGVAA